One window from the genome of Leptospira broomii serovar Hurstbridge str. 5399 encodes:
- a CDS encoding RlpA-like double-psi beta-barrel domain-containing protein translates to MLSSSKTLIPFPTLRRGGILMVFFLISTSFLFAQPSPHYAKVLCLRSSSGCECRNPITQSLTRLFHGEAVIVDSPHTGEEYASVRNADKQCLFPRNNLKFLTYKSGFRPMETKNDHSPKSLEFLLSSADANEIAKLSEMNLGRYYPTYYHLALEEAYPGTIVSVISPTGKEIGKASASFLEQVRWEGSGIGTDGTKYHFAGDGRYETYDLEWGWGAGHGYQVFPYRTLAVSFRDLCAKIGNRIHNCNKSKVIGSLAFIPKIREKRIRMSNGKFHDGFFCINDTGSPAYIRGDRMDIFVGTHGGGSPYQPKELARNIFLDAGIQPLVPWDWRFYTSEKEREWCLEDKLPKDPFSPKPGECNSDYHANAPEKGMELHVFFRKDGSLVRCRA, encoded by the coding sequence TTGCTTTCCTCAAGCAAAACCCTAATCCCGTTCCCTACGCTTCGTAGGGGCGGGATTCTGATGGTGTTCTTCCTCATCTCAACTTCATTTCTATTTGCCCAACCTTCGCCTCATTATGCAAAAGTACTCTGTTTACGCTCCAGCTCCGGTTGCGAATGCCGAAACCCGATTACACAATCTCTAACTCGTCTTTTTCACGGGGAAGCAGTCATCGTTGATTCACCGCATACCGGAGAAGAATATGCTTCCGTTCGAAATGCGGACAAACAATGCCTGTTTCCCAGGAATAATCTCAAATTTTTGACGTATAAATCCGGTTTTCGACCCATGGAAACAAAAAATGATCATTCCCCGAAGTCATTGGAATTTCTATTGTCCAGCGCAGACGCCAATGAGATCGCAAAATTATCCGAGATGAACTTAGGGCGGTATTATCCCACATATTATCATCTAGCATTGGAAGAAGCTTACCCAGGGACGATTGTTTCGGTCATTTCCCCGACGGGAAAAGAAATCGGGAAGGCCTCGGCATCCTTTTTGGAGCAAGTCCGTTGGGAAGGAAGCGGAATCGGAACGGACGGGACCAAATATCATTTTGCAGGAGATGGAAGATACGAAACTTACGATTTAGAGTGGGGTTGGGGTGCGGGACACGGCTATCAGGTATTTCCGTATCGAACCTTAGCTGTGAGTTTTAGGGATTTATGCGCAAAAATCGGAAATCGAATCCATAATTGTAATAAATCCAAAGTAATCGGAAGTCTTGCATTCATTCCGAAAATCCGAGAGAAACGAATTCGGATGTCCAATGGAAAATTTCACGACGGCTTCTTTTGTATTAACGACACGGGCTCTCCAGCATACATTCGCGGGGATCGGATGGATATTTTCGTAGGAACTCATGGGGGAGGAAGCCCCTATCAACCGAAGGAGCTTGCCCGAAACATATTTTTAGATGCCGGAATCCAGCCCTTAGTTCCCTGGGATTGGAGATTTTATACTTCGGAAAAGGAACGGGAATGGTGTCTCGAAGATAAGCTTCCAAAGGACCCGTTTTCACCCAAGCCCGGAGAATGTAATTCCGATTACCATGCCAATGCCCCCGAGAAAGGAATGGAATTGCATGTGTTCTTTAGGAAGGACGGAAGTTTGGTTCGTTGCAGAGCCTAA
- a CDS encoding DUF6150 family protein: MPFFILLGGLFFALPIFSGEIYLTDRHLQSPDLKVYFTKSKSDADIIVYVTKYRYDAKGKDEIWYYTNYSSDANAKVSVTSNKSSADLIAYITNYKTDAGWKKSNRYRGRLH; encoded by the coding sequence GTGCCCTTTTTTATTCTATTAGGCGGATTGTTTTTCGCACTGCCTATATTTTCCGGAGAAATTTATTTAACGGATCGCCATTTACAATCTCCCGACTTAAAGGTATATTTTACCAAATCCAAATCGGATGCGGATATTATAGTCTATGTAACCAAATATAGATATGATGCTAAGGGTAAGGATGAAATTTGGTACTATACTAATTATTCATCGGATGCTAATGCAAAAGTGTCCGTCACCTCGAATAAATCGAGCGCCGATTTGATAGCCTATATCACGAATTATAAAACCGATGCCGGATGGAAAAAATCCAACCGATATCGAGGAAGATTGCATTAG
- a CDS encoding M48 family metallopeptidase gives MPLSNKKKSVLKSSKFLFFAIFYFSAAFSASAQEKEISFDSELYAQLVRQSNVQFSNLIKSQTVLPDYKDWKKSIDNAFARLSQNSGNPPFPIVYKIVKDSTFNAFAMAGGQFCIHSGALDSLDQIISQREANAASNLDFHRERYIAGVLSHELSHFYNKHVLNSVKKFYALKNEEAAKAFLENTKFSQEQELDADQTGLFLLDRAGYGGEYMLVTLQALNEVEQSYKDSLAASKADKTRTELVGSSYFSSHPSPNERLSRLNTDKKDLYSFLATMERTFDDIQLSKNLDQSRINLEEAIKRYPENIYLSKALAICLHKIWMATVSTEELKVKPVIDMPSFRDSMIFPQEKKQRSVFRTIPGNEAAYNKALEYYKTLIVKIDDPYFLSNYAVLLSYSADDKDLDVAVNIATKAFQAEGTVPLANNLGVVLYWTNRKEEARELFNRLAISIDQKINNLLAQSSKNPQVADYLKTIVNSTAQKQRIDPDYIYENFTPLLNIALMESYASLDTKSKNLASYYLNNYDSTSGWAKVLAKIQNIELPPPPAKDSKIALKVGGVGPGDKLEDLLKNWGKPKRIQTDKSSGVEYFIYDNKDTAFVLDMGQVVQVKVLGESSPGLGNGVTVGATKPIVEKFLGSKYKKQGEFHDYYEKGDTFVKYNKKGKIEILIIQ, from the coding sequence ATGCCTCTTTCAAACAAAAAAAAGTCCGTCCTGAAATCGTCTAAATTTTTGTTTTTTGCAATATTCTATTTTAGCGCCGCGTTTTCAGCTTCGGCGCAAGAAAAGGAAATTTCATTCGATTCGGAACTTTACGCTCAACTAGTCAGGCAAAGCAATGTTCAGTTTTCCAATCTAATCAAATCTCAGACCGTATTACCCGATTACAAAGACTGGAAAAAATCGATTGATAATGCATTCGCTAGATTGTCTCAAAATTCAGGGAATCCACCGTTTCCTATAGTCTATAAAATCGTTAAAGATTCCACTTTCAATGCATTTGCTATGGCTGGCGGCCAATTTTGCATTCATTCGGGCGCTTTGGATTCTCTGGACCAAATCATTTCGCAACGCGAAGCGAATGCCGCGAGTAACCTCGACTTCCATCGGGAAAGATACATCGCAGGAGTACTCTCGCATGAATTATCTCACTTTTATAATAAACATGTTTTAAATAGCGTAAAAAAATTCTATGCATTGAAAAACGAAGAAGCAGCGAAGGCATTTCTCGAGAACACCAAATTCTCTCAAGAGCAAGAACTTGACGCGGACCAAACCGGCTTATTTTTATTGGATAGGGCCGGTTACGGCGGAGAATACATGCTTGTTACTCTCCAAGCATTGAATGAAGTCGAGCAATCTTACAAGGATTCGTTAGCCGCGTCTAAAGCGGATAAAACTAGAACTGAATTAGTCGGATCGTCCTATTTTTCCAGCCATCCCTCTCCGAACGAACGCCTATCCCGTTTAAATACGGATAAGAAGGATTTATATTCCTTTTTGGCAACTATGGAGAGAACTTTCGACGATATCCAGTTAAGCAAAAATCTAGATCAATCCAGGATTAATTTGGAGGAAGCGATTAAGCGCTATCCTGAAAACATTTATTTAAGTAAGGCATTAGCGATTTGCCTGCATAAAATTTGGATGGCCACCGTTTCGACCGAAGAACTCAAAGTCAAGCCAGTGATAGATATGCCTTCCTTTCGAGACAGTATGATCTTTCCGCAAGAAAAGAAGCAACGTTCCGTTTTTAGAACGATTCCCGGCAACGAGGCTGCCTACAACAAGGCTCTAGAATATTATAAAACATTAATTGTTAAAATAGACGACCCTTATTTTTTATCCAATTACGCCGTCTTACTTTCTTATTCGGCCGACGATAAAGATTTGGATGTAGCGGTAAATATCGCAACAAAAGCATTTCAGGCCGAGGGAACCGTTCCGTTAGCCAATAATCTTGGAGTCGTGTTATACTGGACGAACCGTAAAGAGGAAGCCCGGGAGCTTTTTAATCGATTGGCAATTTCGATAGATCAAAAGATTAATAATCTCTTGGCTCAAAGTTCCAAGAATCCCCAAGTTGCGGATTATTTAAAGACAATCGTTAATTCGACGGCTCAGAAGCAGCGGATCGATCCCGACTATATTTACGAAAATTTCACTCCTCTTCTTAATATCGCGCTAATGGAATCTTATGCTAGCCTGGATACTAAGTCCAAAAATTTGGCATCCTACTATCTGAATAATTACGATTCGACTTCCGGCTGGGCAAAGGTATTGGCGAAAATTCAGAACATTGAATTGCCTCCGCCTCCCGCGAAAGATTCCAAAATAGCTTTAAAAGTCGGAGGAGTCGGCCCCGGCGATAAATTAGAAGATCTTTTGAAAAATTGGGGAAAACCGAAACGAATCCAAACTGATAAATCGAGTGGAGTGGAATATTTCATCTATGATAATAAAGACACGGCGTTCGTTCTAGACATGGGCCAAGTAGTTCAGGTTAAAGTTCTTGGCGAGTCCAGTCCTGGCTTAGGCAACGGAGTTACCGTAGGCGCAACGAAGCCGATAGTGGAAAAATTCCTAGGATCCAAATATAAGAAGCAGGGCGAATTTCATGATTACTATGAAAAAGGAGATACCTTCGTTAAATATAATAAAAAAGGAAAAATAGAAATATTAATTATTCAGTAA
- the cyoE gene encoding heme o synthase, with product MNNFFTDWNLMIKPRVSSLVLATAVPGLYLGAQTPPTARLVFMTLFGTFLMSSASFIFNQVIEKDRDAKMKRTANRPIPTGRISSLTALTVGFIMMGLSFVVLYYYANLLTALCAFSALIAYVFLYTILLKPRTHQNIVIGGVAGCVGPLIGYAAVSNSLPLPSWILFLMIFLWTPVHFWALAIFLKEDYSDANFPMLPVVKGVKETVRSILFYTVLYIGSVIAFYWAEPSMGVLYMASAIFLSAAILYLSVKLFFNPEPKFARGFFFFSIVHLFLVNIIILVDHAIT from the coding sequence ATGAATAACTTTTTTACCGACTGGAACCTGATGATTAAACCACGGGTATCGTCCTTGGTTTTGGCGACTGCTGTCCCAGGTTTATATTTAGGCGCCCAAACGCCGCCAACAGCCCGATTGGTTTTTATGACATTATTCGGAACGTTTCTAATGTCTTCGGCCTCTTTCATCTTCAATCAAGTCATTGAAAAAGATCGTGACGCGAAAATGAAACGGACCGCAAATCGACCGATACCCACCGGAAGAATCAGTTCTTTGACCGCACTAACGGTAGGATTTATCATGATGGGACTTTCGTTCGTCGTCCTTTACTATTATGCAAATTTGTTAACCGCTCTTTGTGCATTTTCCGCGTTAATCGCTTACGTTTTTTTATACACGATACTTCTAAAACCTAGAACACATCAAAATATTGTAATAGGCGGTGTTGCGGGTTGCGTAGGCCCGCTCATCGGATACGCTGCGGTCAGCAATTCATTACCGTTGCCCTCTTGGATTCTCTTCTTAATGATCTTTCTTTGGACGCCTGTGCATTTTTGGGCCTTAGCTATTTTTCTAAAAGAGGATTATAGTGACGCGAACTTTCCGATGCTCCCCGTCGTAAAAGGAGTAAAAGAAACCGTAAGGTCGATCCTATTTTATACCGTTCTTTATATCGGTTCGGTTATTGCGTTCTATTGGGCGGAACCGAGCATGGGTGTCCTGTATATGGCCTCTGCAATTTTCCTCAGCGCCGCTATACTTTATCTTTCCGTTAAGCTCTTTTTTAATCCGGAACCGAAATTCGCCAGAGGATTTTTCTTCTTTAGCATCGTACATCTCTTCTTGGTCAACATCATAATTTTAGTGGATCACGCAATTACCTGA
- a CDS encoding COX15/CtaA family protein, whose protein sequence is MANSSSSQIRKFTLFLIIYSVLIFLNLLYGPLVRATDSGLACPDWPLCFGKVFPDFDFGIFMEVGHRYYSMILGFILIGGTVWAATSQELRRPFLKFFIIGLLLIASQANLGRLTVTLLLDPTSVNLHLLNAILFLLCIFTANLKASEIEKDGPFDEFVSFRSLFKKEQIVIFIGVLFILLQIILGGRVSSHYAGLACPDFPTCNGEWIPNVYEEKTAIQVQHRFGAYLVLLFVLIVNLYGTLKDFSPKVKKYIRISVALVLFQFLLGILNVLYKLPKLVTAAHTGVAVLLLSALYTAWILRARELTKEQVS, encoded by the coding sequence ATGGCAAATTCGAGCTCTTCTCAAATTCGCAAATTCACCCTCTTTTTAATCATCTATTCGGTGTTGATTTTTCTGAATTTACTATACGGTCCTCTGGTACGAGCCACGGATTCCGGATTAGCTTGTCCAGACTGGCCGCTTTGCTTCGGCAAAGTATTCCCCGATTTCGATTTCGGGATTTTTATGGAAGTCGGACATCGCTATTATTCCATGATCCTCGGATTCATACTGATCGGCGGCACCGTTTGGGCCGCGACTTCTCAGGAACTAAGACGTCCGTTTTTGAAATTTTTCATTATCGGCCTATTGCTAATCGCATCGCAAGCAAACTTAGGTAGGTTGACGGTCACCTTATTATTAGATCCGACTTCGGTAAATCTCCACCTTTTGAATGCGATTTTATTTTTACTCTGCATCTTTACGGCGAATTTAAAGGCATCGGAAATCGAGAAGGACGGACCTTTTGACGAATTTGTTTCCTTTAGAAGTTTATTCAAAAAAGAACAGATCGTGATTTTCATAGGCGTCTTATTCATATTGCTTCAAATTATTTTAGGCGGGAGAGTAAGCTCTCATTATGCGGGTTTAGCTTGTCCGGACTTCCCTACTTGCAACGGAGAATGGATTCCTAACGTGTACGAAGAAAAAACCGCCATCCAGGTCCAACATCGCTTCGGAGCTTATTTGGTTCTACTCTTCGTGCTCATAGTCAATCTTTACGGAACCTTGAAAGACTTTTCGCCGAAGGTGAAGAAGTATATCAGAATTTCCGTTGCGCTGGTTTTATTTCAGTTCCTATTAGGCATTCTTAATGTTCTGTATAAACTACCCAAACTAGTCACCGCGGCTCATACCGGTGTTGCCGTACTTTTGCTTTCCGCGCTCTATACGGCGTGGATCCTTCGCGCAAGAGAATTGACAAAGGAACAGGTTTCCTAA
- a CDS encoding SCO family protein — protein MSHRHRLLRKRSKEGKGFRGLSDLNPRFVPKYLFRLTAILAIAIPFSAILSFDTEKQIAPHVVPPELQGVGVVEKLGDSIDKNLVFVNEDGKEVKIGSYLEDGKPLLLTLIYYRCPTLCNFHLNGISDVLKQLNWQVGKEFKYVAVSFDPKEKPEIAKPKKAAYIKDYGRGDGTGWSFLTGKDPEIKALASSLGFSYKWNPETDQWVHESVAYIITPDGKISRYLKGITFDERTLRLSLVEASNGKIGDLSDRIALFCFQFDPSKNRYTLYAYNIMRIGAFITMIVLAAFLFLFWKKQNSTINT, from the coding sequence ATGTCGCACCGTCATCGGCTGCTACGCAAGCGAAGTAAGGAAGGAAAAGGCTTTCGCGGGCTTTCCGACTTGAATCCCCGATTTGTTCCAAAATATTTATTTCGCTTAACAGCGATCTTAGCTATAGCTATCCCGTTTTCCGCCATTCTTTCGTTTGATACGGAAAAACAAATCGCTCCTCACGTCGTTCCGCCGGAATTGCAGGGAGTGGGGGTCGTTGAGAAACTAGGCGATTCGATCGATAAGAATCTTGTCTTCGTTAACGAAGACGGAAAAGAAGTTAAGATAGGAAGTTATCTGGAAGACGGAAAGCCCCTTCTTTTAACTCTCATTTACTATCGTTGTCCCACACTTTGTAATTTTCATTTAAACGGAATTTCCGACGTTCTAAAGCAGTTAAATTGGCAAGTCGGTAAAGAATTCAAATATGTTGCTGTGAGTTTCGATCCGAAAGAAAAGCCGGAAATTGCGAAACCGAAAAAAGCAGCTTATATAAAAGATTACGGACGGGGCGACGGAACGGGCTGGAGTTTTTTAACCGGAAAAGATCCTGAAATCAAGGCTCTGGCTTCTAGTTTAGGCTTTTCCTATAAATGGAATCCGGAAACAGATCAGTGGGTGCACGAGTCTGTTGCCTATATCATTACTCCTGATGGTAAGATTTCTCGCTATTTAAAGGGAATTACTTTCGATGAAAGAACTCTTCGTTTATCTCTTGTAGAAGCTAGCAATGGCAAAATCGGTGATTTGAGCGATCGGATCGCCCTTTTTTGCTTCCAATTTGATCCATCCAAAAATAGGTATACATTATACGCTTACAATATTATGCGAATCGGCGCTTTCATAACTATGATCGTCCTCGCAGCGTTCTTATTCCTATTTTGGAAGAAACAAAACTCGACTATCAACACATAA
- the coxB gene encoding cytochrome c oxidase subunit II, whose protein sequence is MNWYHFITATSFMPVPASAEAAGVDYLYAFLLISGLISFVILIGGMTIFIIRYRRLSDTQKSAYITHNTLAEFLWSFIPFVIMMVIFGWGWVVFDDLRKIGVKGDVEVHVTARQWAWAFQYKEGFKVNSPTSDKLNPEIANSNLLKPGVVVVPVGKVIRFILTSDDVLHSFYVPAFRNKIDAVPGRRTTFTFTPIEKGDFTVFCTEYCGTSHSNMMALIRVVDSEQYTAWIDQQKAAASNAGNANPADKGKALYTELGCNSCHSLDGSRIVGPTFKGLYGNKRDFADGSSATGNDDYIKQSILVPTAKIVAGYPPAMPSFQGRVNDEQIRDITEFIKTLK, encoded by the coding sequence ATGAACTGGTACCATTTTATTACGGCCACGAGCTTTATGCCGGTTCCGGCCTCTGCTGAAGCAGCAGGTGTGGATTATCTCTATGCGTTTCTACTTATTTCCGGCTTGATTTCCTTCGTCATCCTCATCGGAGGAATGACAATCTTTATCATTCGGTATAGAAGACTTTCGGACACTCAAAAAAGTGCTTATATCACTCATAACACTTTAGCAGAGTTTCTATGGTCCTTCATTCCGTTCGTGATTATGATGGTAATCTTTGGCTGGGGATGGGTGGTTTTTGACGATTTGCGCAAAATTGGAGTGAAGGGCGATGTGGAAGTTCACGTTACCGCTCGCCAATGGGCTTGGGCTTTCCAATACAAGGAAGGATTTAAGGTCAACAGTCCGACTTCAGACAAGCTGAATCCCGAAATCGCAAATTCTAATCTTTTGAAACCGGGCGTTGTTGTAGTTCCAGTCGGGAAAGTGATACGATTCATTCTTACTTCCGATGACGTACTTCATAGCTTCTATGTTCCTGCTTTCCGGAATAAGATAGATGCGGTTCCGGGTCGTAGAACTACATTTACGTTCACCCCAATTGAGAAGGGAGATTTTACGGTTTTCTGTACTGAATACTGCGGAACATCTCACTCTAATATGATGGCTTTGATTCGTGTTGTAGATTCAGAGCAATATACCGCTTGGATTGACCAGCAAAAAGCCGCGGCGTCGAACGCTGGAAACGCGAATCCTGCCGATAAGGGTAAAGCACTGTATACCGAGTTGGGTTGTAATAGCTGCCACTCTCTAGACGGTTCGCGTATCGTAGGTCCCACTTTCAAGGGATTGTACGGGAATAAACGAGATTTTGCCGACGGTTCCTCTGCTACGGGTAATGACGATTATATTAAGCAATCCATCTTAGTTCCGACTGCTAAAATAGTCGCAGGCTATCCTCCTGCGATGCCTTCCTTTCAAGGGCGGGTAAACGACGAGCAGATTCGAGATATAACTGAATTTATTAAGACGCTTAAATAG
- the ctaD gene encoding cytochrome c oxidase subunit I, whose product MSQAATSAHSKHNFLNHQKGIWSWLTTLDHKRIGIMYFFAIMSFFLLGGIFALLVRAELFTPGKTLFEADIYNRMMTYHGAIMVFMVIVPGIPAIFGNLVLPIMIGAKDVAFPRLNLMSWYMLMIGAAITGSTLFMDRVDTGWTFYTPYSTIKTGMGVIPLVLGVFIIGFSSILTGLNFIVTTHKLRAPGMTMTRIPLMVWALYSTAILQVLATPVLAITLLLLIAEKALGVGIFDPQLGGDPVLFQHFFWFYSHPAVYIMILPAMGVISELVATFSRKVIFGYTAIAYSSLAIAGVSFLVWGHHMFVSGQSEFAGLLFSVITMLVGVPTAIKLFNWISTMYKGSVRLDAPMLFALGFMFLFTIGGLTGVYLASTGMDIHFHDTYFVVAHFHYVMVGGTLMALMGALIYWFPKVTGKMTSDLLGRISWVFIFSGFNVTFYPQFILGAMGMPRRYYDYLPAFTELNQMSTVGSWLIGTGFIVGLIAVIHGLIAGKEAGNDPWGGKTLEWTIPSPPPHENFDKTPVVSGGPYEYR is encoded by the coding sequence ATGTCACAGGCCGCCACTAGCGCACACAGTAAACATAACTTCCTGAATCACCAAAAAGGAATCTGGTCTTGGCTTACCACCTTGGATCATAAGCGGATCGGGATCATGTATTTCTTCGCGATTATGAGCTTTTTCCTCTTAGGTGGAATCTTTGCACTTTTAGTTCGTGCAGAGCTTTTTACTCCGGGGAAAACGTTATTCGAAGCGGATATTTATAACCGTATGATGACCTATCATGGTGCCATCATGGTATTCATGGTGATCGTTCCTGGAATTCCGGCTATCTTTGGGAACTTAGTTCTTCCGATCATGATCGGAGCTAAAGACGTCGCTTTTCCACGCTTGAACTTAATGAGCTGGTACATGCTCATGATTGGGGCGGCAATCACCGGCTCCACGCTCTTTATGGATCGAGTTGATACTGGATGGACTTTTTATACACCATACTCAACCATCAAGACGGGCATGGGCGTTATTCCGTTGGTTCTCGGTGTTTTTATCATCGGGTTCTCTTCGATTCTAACAGGATTGAACTTCATCGTAACTACCCACAAGCTTCGTGCTCCGGGAATGACGATGACCCGAATTCCTTTAATGGTCTGGGCGCTTTATTCCACCGCCATTTTGCAAGTTTTAGCGACTCCTGTTTTGGCAATTACCTTACTTTTGTTAATTGCAGAAAAAGCTTTAGGTGTCGGAATCTTCGACCCGCAATTAGGCGGGGATCCGGTATTGTTCCAGCATTTCTTCTGGTTCTATTCACATCCGGCCGTTTACATCATGATTTTGCCTGCGATGGGTGTTATTTCCGAATTAGTCGCGACATTCTCTCGTAAAGTTATCTTCGGATATACTGCGATTGCTTATTCTTCATTAGCAATTGCGGGAGTTTCCTTCCTGGTTTGGGGACACCATATGTTTGTTTCCGGGCAATCGGAATTTGCCGGCCTGCTTTTCTCCGTAATTACGATGCTCGTGGGCGTTCCGACGGCGATCAAGTTGTTCAACTGGATTTCCACGATGTATAAAGGAAGCGTTAGGTTAGACGCGCCGATGCTATTCGCTCTCGGCTTTATGTTCCTCTTTACCATCGGTGGCTTGACGGGCGTTTATCTGGCTTCAACCGGGATGGACATACACTTTCACGATACTTACTTCGTTGTGGCTCACTTCCACTACGTAATGGTTGGTGGAACTTTAATGGCATTGATGGGAGCGTTAATTTATTGGTTCCCAAAGGTAACGGGAAAGATGACCAGTGATCTTCTTGGAAGAATTTCCTGGGTATTTATTTTCTCCGGATTTAATGTAACCTTTTATCCGCAGTTCATTTTAGGAGCAATGGGAATGCCTCGTAGATACTACGATTATCTCCCTGCGTTTACCGAATTGAATCAAATGTCCACGGTAGGATCCTGGCTCATCGGAACCGGGTTTATCGTCGGACTCATTGCAGTTATTCACGGATTAATCGCAGGCAAAGAAGCAGGTAACGATCCTTGGGGCGGAAAAACCCTTGAATGGACGATTCCTTCTCCGCCGCCGCACGAAAACTTTGATAAGACCCCAGTAGTTTCAGGAGGACCCTATGAGTACCGCTAA
- a CDS encoding cytochrome c oxidase subunit 3 family protein, whose protein sequence is MSTANPAGFHHAHHFDSAEQQYQTSKQGIWLFLVTEILMFGGLFVAYSIYHSLYPQIFHAGSKQLSISMGAVNTVVLLFSSFTMALGINFVQRGLRTKAIIALTVTILCAAIFMVVKYFEYTHKFHVGTVPGKYAYTDEARTTTKVAALVKEAGEVSAEEREHKLHMDEEEYKHLRQLNDTKNWPLFFGFYFVMTGIHGLHVLAGAFLIFWVLMKVVRNKVGPDYYTPVEGVGLFWHVVDLIWIYLFPLLYLVG, encoded by the coding sequence ATGAGTACCGCTAATCCCGCGGGTTTTCACCACGCTCACCATTTTGATAGCGCGGAACAACAATACCAAACCTCCAAACAAGGAATTTGGCTTTTCTTGGTTACTGAAATTCTTATGTTCGGTGGCCTTTTTGTAGCGTATTCAATTTACCATTCCCTTTACCCGCAGATCTTCCATGCAGGTAGTAAACAGCTCTCCATATCGATGGGAGCTGTGAACACTGTTGTTCTTTTATTCAGTTCCTTTACGATGGCATTAGGAATCAACTTCGTGCAGCGGGGCCTGAGAACAAAAGCAATCATTGCGCTTACTGTGACGATTCTCTGTGCCGCGATCTTCATGGTCGTAAAATACTTCGAATACACTCATAAATTCCATGTGGGAACGGTTCCTGGAAAATATGCGTATACGGACGAAGCGAGAACTACCACAAAAGTGGCTGCATTGGTGAAGGAAGCCGGTGAAGTTTCGGCGGAAGAGCGCGAGCACAAACTGCATATGGACGAAGAAGAATACAAGCATCTTCGCCAATTGAACGACACTAAAAACTGGCCTCTATTTTTCGGATTTTACTTTGTAATGACCGGAATCCACGGGCTGCACGTTCTTGCCGGAGCTTTCTTAATTTTCTGGGTATTGATGAAAGTAGTCAGAAATAAGGTCGGCCCTGATTACTACACTCCGGTGGAAGGCGTAGGCCTCTTCTGGCACGTAGTCGACTTGATTTGGATCTATCTCTTTCCTCTTCTTTATTTAGTCGGATAA
- a CDS encoding CarD family transcriptional regulator — protein MASKKKQSGYEHGVGDYVVYPIHGVGEITEIAKKVILGKKKECYVMEIQGSKMKVMIPVDKAKQVGIRPIIDKKDIKKVINLLKKDEVDTEEDWKIRYQNNLNKIKSGSIFEVADVCRNLFRRANGKELSIMERKLYESAYNLVKMEVALSKGVSQEEAGNLVSDVLASSFAVGDKVAVVVDEE, from the coding sequence TTGGCTAGCAAAAAGAAACAATCTGGCTACGAGCATGGCGTAGGCGACTACGTCGTCTATCCGATCCACGGTGTTGGTGAAATCACCGAAATCGCTAAAAAAGTTATCCTGGGTAAGAAAAAAGAATGCTACGTCATGGAAATCCAGGGTAGCAAGATGAAAGTGATGATCCCTGTCGATAAAGCGAAACAGGTCGGAATTCGACCGATCATCGACAAAAAGGATATCAAGAAAGTCATCAATTTACTCAAGAAAGATGAAGTCGATACGGAAGAGGATTGGAAGATCAGGTACCAAAATAACCTGAATAAAATTAAGTCCGGTTCGATTTTCGAAGTAGCGGATGTCTGCAGAAATCTATTTCGCAGAGCAAACGGTAAGGAACTATCTATCATGGAGCGGAAGCTCTACGAGAGCGCATACAATCTCGTAAAAATGGAAGTTGCCTTAAGCAAGGGAGTTTCTCAAGAAGAAGCGGGGAACCTTGTCTCTGATGTGTTGGCCAGCTCTTTTGCTGTCGGTGACAAAGTAGCAGTAGTCGTCGACGAAGAATAA